GATAAGTCGCCAAAAGAAGTACAAAAAGAAGTGTTTCGCAAACAAATTCATTTGGCTAAAAAAGTAAATCTTCCTATTATTATTCATGACAGAGAAGCTCATCAAGATATAGTTGATATATTAAAAGAAGAAAATGCTGCGGAAACTGGGGGAATTATGCATTGCTTTGGCGGCAGCTTGGAAATTGCCAAAGAGTGTTTGAAAATGAATTTTTACATTTCATTTGGAGGGCCAGTAACGTTTAAAAATGCCAAAAAACCAAAAGAAGTTGCTAAAGAAATTCCAATGGATCGTCTTCTTGTAGAAACAGACAGTCCATTTTTGGCACCACATCCATACCGCGGCAAGCGTAATGAACCCGCTTATGTAAAATTAGTAGCGGAGAAAATTGCAGAATTGAAAGAGATTTCTTTTGAAACATTAGCAGAACAAACGACAGCAAATGCTAAAAAACTTTTCCGCATAAACTGACATTTTTCTTTGTCAGTTTATGCCAAATTGTATAAGACTTATTGTTTATTCGAAATCCTTCTATTCTTCTCTCCTTTTACATACAGTGCAGTGTCGATAAGTTTTTCTTCTCTTTTTTTCTGCTATGGCAGATAATGAGGTAGGAAAATATGTGGATTGACACGGGAGGTGGAAATCTCTATAATGCTTAGCTTGTAGAGGAGGATTAGACCATGAATTCAAAGCTGAATTCCTTTTTTTCAAGATTAACTACTGGAAAAAGGCTCGCCTTGGTCTTGGTAGCAATTCTTTTAATGATTACTGCTGCGGTTTATCAAACAACCAAAGCAACGGTCACGATTGTAAAGGATGCTAAAGAGAACATTACCGTCACTACCCACGCAAAAACAGTGGGTGAACTGCTAAACGAACAGGGGTTCAAAATGAAGGATGAAGATGATATAACTCCATCTCTTCAGGATCCTATTGCAGGAAATATGACAGTGGAATGGGCGCAGGCAAAGCAGATTTCCGTATCTAATAATGGGGAAGAAAAAGATGTATGGACGACAGCTGCCACTGTAGAAGAATTGGTAGATGAACAAGGTATTACACTAGATAAAAATGATTACTTAAGCAAACATATAGACACGCCAATAGAAGAAGGAATGCAGGTAACATATGAGTCTGCTTTTCCAGTAAATGTAAAATATGATGGGGAAAAAGAGGAAATAATGACAACTTCGACTACGGTCGCTGACCTTTTAGAAGATGCCGGTGTAGAAGTTTCTGATGAAGACCGGATAGAGCCTGGTGAAGATAAAGAAATCACCGGTAAAACAGATATTGAGGTCGTACGGGTGGAAAAGGTCACCGATGTAGTGGAAGAAGAAATAGATTATGCTACCGTTACCCGCCGTGATGATTCTCTGCCTAAGGGAGAAGAAGAGGTGGTGGAAGACGGTAAGAAAGGCATAATCGAGAAACGGTATGAAGTAGTCCTTGAAGATGGGGAAGAAGTTTCTCGGGAATTGATAGAAGAAAAACAAATTGAAGAAAGCGAAGATAAAGTAGTAGCTGTGGGGGCACGTGAACCTGCGGTTACAGCGTCTCGTGGTGGATCAGGGAATAATCCATCTTCAAATGGACGTACAATTTCTATGCAGGCAACAGCTTACACAGCTAATTGTTCAGGTTGTACGGGAGTTACTGCAACCGGAGTTAATTTGAACAACAGCCCTAACAAAAAAGTGGTTGCAGTTGATCCGTCTGTCATCCCGCTAGGTTCACGCGTATACGTGGAAGGCTATGGAGAAGCGGTAGCTGCTGATACAGGCGGGGCTATTAAAGGAAATAAAATCGATCTGCATGTTCCTAGTAAAGCAGAAGCAGGAAGATTTGGAAGGCAGACGGTAGAAGTAACTATTCTAGATTAACGAATAAAAAGAGTTTTAGGCGTGATACAGACTCGAAATCTGTATTACGCTTTTTAATTATATTGCAAATAGCGCGTCCCGCGTCCTGTGCGTCTTTATTAGAAGTTGCTTTATCTTAGCTGAATTTCCTCTTTCAAGGCGCTTGTGAGTAGTGCAGAAGTTTTCTTTTCTCAGGGAAAAAGAACTAGTATAATAAGGCAGAATAAGAAAAGAGCAAGCACTTTATTTGTTGCTTAATGTAACTTTCTTTCCAACCAACGTAATAAAAAAAAACGGTTTTTATACCGTTATACTCCTGCTGGGAGGCAGTATTTAAAATGAAAATACAAGAGTGTATTGTAGTAGAGGGAAAAGATGACACGACTGCGGTGAAACGCGCATTAGAGGCGGATACAATAGAGACGAACGGATCAGCCATTGGAGAATCTGTACTAAAACGTATTGCGCTTGCACAAGAACGGCGGGGAGTAATTATTTTTACAGATCCGGATGTACCTGGAGAGAGAATAAGAAGAATTGTAAGCAGAGAAGTACCGGGTTGTAAACATGCTTTTCTTACAAAAGAAAACGCACTTTCTGCCAAGAAAGATAATTTAGGCATTGAAAATGCTTCCGTTGAAGCGATAAGAAACGCTATTCTAAAGGTTAGAGAAGAGACGGTTTCAACGATAAAAAATAAACACCCCGTTACCCGGCAAGATTTGATTGATGCTGGAATGATGGGCGGACAGGGTTCACAACATAGAAGAGAGCGAGCTGGGGAAATCTTAAACATTGGATATGCCAATGCTAAACAATTTTTAAAACGTTTAGTAATGTTTAATGTGGGACGGGATGAATTTGCTAAAGCTGTAAAAGAGGTTTTGGAGGAGGAAAACACCCGTGATTAAAAATATCGCTACTCCGGGCCGAACAAAGGAAATTCTTGAAAAACACGGGTTTTCCTTTAAAAAGAGCCTGGGTCAAAATTTTTTAATTGACGTAAACATTTTAAATCAAATTGCTGAGGCTGCCGGAATGAGTGAACAAGACGGTGTCATAGAAGTCGGTCCTGGTATAGGAGCCTTGACGGAACAATTTGCAAAAAGAGTGAAACAAGTAGAAGCATTTGAAATCGATGGACGTTTAATCCCTATTTTAGAAGACACACTTTCTCCATACACCAATGTTTCTATTCACCACGAAGATGTCTTGAAGGCAGACGTAAAAAAAGTTCTAAAGGAGAAACTGCAGACAGTAAAGGAGACAGCCGTAGTGGGTAATTTACCTTATTATGTCACTACTCCGATACTAATGAAACTGCTAGAACAACGCTTGCCGGTCACTCGAATCGTCGTTATGATTCAAAAGGAAGTAGCAGATAGAATTGCTGCAAAACCTGGATCTAAAGAGTACGGTTCTTTATCGATAGCGGTGCAATATTATTCAAAAGCAGCTACAGTGATGACCGTACCGAAAACAGTGTTTGTGCCAAGGCCAAATGTCGATTCAGCTGTACTGCGCTTAGAAATACGAGATAAAGCGCCAGTGGATGTAAAAGACGAACAATTTTTCTTTCAAGTAGTACGTGCTTCCTTTGCTCAGCGCAGAAAAACGATTTGGAACAATCTGCAGCATAATTTGTTGGGTAAAGAGAGAAAAAATCTTTTGGCTGATGCTTTAGAGCAAGCCGATATTGACCCGAAAAGAAGGGGAGAAACCCTGTCCATGGAAGAATTTGCTCATCTTAGCAATCAGCTTTATGAACGCATAACCGACATTTCTTAGATCCATATGAAAGGGCAAGGCTGTCATCTTTATGACAGCTTTTTTGACTTTAGGAAAGTTTAACTTTGCTAAAGGATCAAAGTATAAGAAAAACTACGGTTTCCGCCATAGTTTTTCTAACGTTTTAAATGTTTAGTTTCTGCGCACAGCTCTCGGGCAGGAAAATCACCCTTTTTCAGAAAGTTATAATAAAATATATTCTGGTTGATATATTTACATTAATCAGCAAGAAAAAAGGCATAAATGACCATTACTTAGCTGCACAAAAGCCATCCTTATTTCATAATAAAAGTTTTTATACAAAAATGAGAATCCATTAAGCTGCATTTCTTTGCACACATTTTTATTATTGGGAATAGGCTGTGACGAGAGAAGGGGGAGAAGCAGGTGGAACTTAAAGTAGGTGACCTCGTCGCACGCTATTCCTATGACTGTGATATAGTTTTTCGAATAACAGCCATTGACCAGAATAAGGCAGAGCTTGCGGGAGAGGAGCTTCGCCTGGCCGCTGATGCACCTCTAGAAGATCTAAAAAAAGTTGATGATGAAGAAAGAAGAACACATGAAAAAAATGCTCGAGAAAAAGAAGAGTGCAGCTATAGACTATTTCGTCAGGAAGCTCGTTTAATGAAAGAAAGAAATGAACATGAAGCAACAGAAGGTTATAAAGAAAAAGCTTCATACTTTGAGATGCGAGGCCGTGTTCTTCACCTTGATGGTGATCCATACTATTTAGCAAAATGCACCGCCTTATATGAGCGGCTGGGAATTCCTGTATACGGTGTACACATACCTGAAAAGGAAATGCCCGATCAAATAGCGTCATTACTGCACATGGTACGTCCGGATATTTTGGTCATCACAGGCCATGATGCTTTTATTCCTTCTAGAGGTGCAGAAAACGATTTAAAGGCTTATAGACATTCGAAGGTTTTTGGACAGACGGTTAGAGAAGCAAGAAAGGTTGTCCCCCAGCTTGATCAGCTTATTATATTTGCTGGAGCTTGCCAGTCTTATTTTGAATGGCTGTTAAAAGCTGGTTCAAATTTTGCCAGTTCCCCAGAACGTGTAAATATACATGCTCTCGACCCTGTGTATATTGCGGCCAAAGTCAGCTTAACTCCTTTTATGGATCGCATAGGAGTGCTGCAATTGATTCGCCACACCCTAACTGGTCAAGAAGGCTTAGGAGGACTCGAAACCAAAGGTGTCTTACGTAAAGGGCTGCCATGGAAGGAAGACCATTCCTTCTCCAACGAAATCGATGAATAATACCAAAACAAGACCGGAAGCAGCCATTCCGGTCTTTTCGTTTACAATTGCATTTGCTTATAAGAAATTATTGTTTAAAGAAGGAATACGAAACCAAATTTAGCGTAAACTAAATATTGTGAGTTAAAATAATTTATGAATTCTTCAATAGTTATTGACAATAAAACCATATCATTGATATAATTAAAAATTTTATTTGACATTTAAGAGTTAGGATGCTACAATAAAATATGAGTGAGGTGGGTCCGAAACCATGGGAAAAACGCTGATAGAAATTAAAGAAGCACTGGATGCTAATGTCGGGAAAAAGGTTACAATCGTTGCTAATGGCGGACGTAAGAAAACAATTGAACGCTCCGGCTTGCTTGAAGAAACTTATCCTTCTGTCTTTATTGTTAAATTAGACAAGGACAAGCATTCTGTCGAACGAATTTCTTACAGTTACACAGATGTACTCACTAAGACAGTGCAGCTAACTATGTGTGAGGAAGAACTTCAAGCATAATAATCAATGGAAAATCGTTCATAAAGCAGTATAAATTGGCTTTCTGTTTATTGCGACAGGAAGCTATATTTATGTCTTTTAGAGAGCACTCTATACATATACCTGCGATGTTAGTACAATTCTTTCTTTTAAGGAGATGGACAATTTGAGCCCAAGACGAGGTATAATGTCTAATGATTTAAAAGTAGAGATTGCAAAAGAGCTTGGCTTTTATGATACAGTGCAGAAGGAAGGCTGGGGAGGCATTAAATCCCGGGATGCGGGTAACATGGTCAAACGAGCCGTTCAAATTGCTGAAGAGAGTCTAGCCGAAAATAAAAAGTAACAGCTGTAATCGCAGGTATTTAACGCTCCGGGGTTCCTACCCCGGAGTTTGCTTCTTTTATCTAATAGTTAGGAATCATCTAAGGATTTTACCAAAGGGACTTTTCAGCAAGTCAAGTTTTCTAATGTTCGAGCCTGTACATGAGAAGATATTTCGACTAAAATGTACAGAGATATTAACGACTTGAACGGTAAAAGAATGGTCGTGTAAGGAAGAGAAGGAGAATAAAAGGTGAAACGATCAATAAAAGCCCCAGCAAAAATTAATTTATCGCTTGATGTACTGCATAAAAGAGAAGACGGCTACCATGAAGTAAAAATGGTTATGAGTCAAGTCGATTTGGCGGACCGTCTTGACTTAGAGATTAGAGAAGATGGAAAAATAACAATAGAGTTATCTGAAGGGTTCTTACCTGTTGATCAACGTAATTTAGCTTATCAAGCAGCTTCTCTTTTGCAGTACCGTTATGATATTAAGCTGGGTGTTTCCATTTACATACATAAACATATTCCGGTGGCAGCTGGTTTGGCTGGTGGGAGCAGCGATGCTGCAGCTGTATTAAAAGGGTTAAATGAATTATGGGAGATAGGGCTTTCTACAGCTGATATAGCAACTCTAGGTTCAGAAATCGGCTCTGATGTTTCTTTTTGTGTTTATGGAGGGACGGCGCTTGCTACAGGCAGAGGAGAAATCATTAAACCGCTGCCTTCTCCTCCTCCGTGCTGGGTAATACTAGCTAAACCTCCAATTGGGGTATCTACTAGAGAAATTTATCAGCGTATGAAGATAGAGGATCCACCAAAAGAACAAGCTTCTGAAAAAATAATTAAGGCTATTGAAAGCAATGATTACCGTGCAATTTGCAATAATCTTTTCAATTCGTTAGAACAGGTAACCCTTCCTCTTTATCCAGAGGTAAAACGTATTAAGGAAAGAATGCTTGATTCCGGTGTAGATGCTGCTTTAATGAGCGGAAGCGGCCCAACCGTATTCGGATTGGTAAAGAAGGAATCAAGACTACATCGAGTTTACAATGCCTTGAGAGGGTTTTGTGATCAAGTATACGCTGTCCGTTTGATAAGTGATAAGGAAGCTTGATAAAATCCGGATAAAAATGATATATTTCAATTACAACATTCGGATTTTATGGAGGTACTCATGAAAAAACTGAAACGGAGCGGCCGGTTAGTGGATATGACCTATTATTTGTTACAGCATCCCCACCAGCTTGTATCACTAAGTTATTTTTCGGAAAGATATCAATCCGCCAAATCTTCTATAAGTGAAGATTTAACGATTGTGAAAGAAATATTCGAATCACAGGGAATTGGTTCCCTATTAACGATAGCAGGAGCAAGCGGCGGCGTAAAATATGTCCCTATGGTGGAAGAAGAAGAAGGAAAGCTGCTTGTGGAAAAATTAAATCAAAAACTAGAAGACAAAGAACGACTGCTGCCAGGTGGATACTTATATATGATGGATATTCTAGGGAGCCCTCGTTTGATGAATGAAATTGGCAGATTATTTGCTGCTGTGTTTTCAGATCAAAAGATTGATGCCGTTATGACAGTAGCGATGAAAGGAATACCTTTAGCCTATGCTATTGGGTCTTATTTAGATGTGCCAGTAAGTATTGTGCGCAGGGACCACCGTGTAACAGAGGGCTCTATGGTCAGCATTAATTATGTTTCAGGGTCTGCTAAACGTATTCAAACGATGTCCTTAGCTAGAAGAAGCCTCGAAGAAGGTGCTAATGTACTAATTGTTGATGATTTTATGAAAGCTGGCGGTACAGCACGAGGTATGATGGATTTATTAAAAGAGTTCAATGCCAATGTAGTTGGTATCGGTGTGCTAGTGGAAGCTGAAGATGTAGAAGAAAGACTTGTGGATGACTATGTGTCTATTGCACGACTTGAAGAAGTGAATGAGAGACAAAAATTGGTTAATGCGGTTCCGGGCAACTTTTTAAAGAAACTAAAAGAGGTGAATCAAAAATGAAAGAGATCTTTACCACAGAAGCCCCTGAAGCAATTGGTCCCTATTCCCAAGGCATTGTTGTGAACAATATGTTTTACAGCTCTGGTCAGATTCCTTTAACCCCTGAAGGAGAAATTGTTAAAGGCAGCATTGAGGAACAGACTCATCAGGTATTTAATAACTTAAAAGCAGTGCTTAAAGAAGCTGGTGCCTCTTTAGATACGGTAGTAAAGGCAACTGTTTTTATTAAAGATATGGACACTTTTCCGACTGTTAATGAGATTTATGGTTATTATTTTAATAAACATCAGCCTGCAAGATCTTGTGTTGAAGTTGCTCGTCTCCCCAAAGACGTGCTAGTAGAGATCGAAGTTATCGCTTTAGTAAAATAAAAGTTATAATGTACTTAAAAAACCGCTGTTTGGCGGTTTTTTTATTGCTTAAATTCAGCGGATGACATAAGGGATAAAAAAGAAAACTTTTATTAAATGGAAAGAGATCATTCATGTTAGGTACTAGTGTTTAGGGACTGTTTTCCTAATAAATTTAAAAATTTTAATATTTTTTAGTTTATCGAGAAGGAAAAGGGGGCTTTTTTATTGAATTATATGGCAGAAGTATTTTATTTGGAAAAAGGTGGTGAAAGAATGGAAGTAACAGACGTAAGGCTTCGTCGGGTGAACACCGAGGGACGCATGCGAGCCATTGCTTCAATTACGATGGATAGTGAGTTTGTAGTGCATGATATTAGAGTGATTGACGGTAATAACGGCTTGTTTGTAGCTATGCCAAGTAAGCGCACGCCTGACGGGGAATTTAGAGACATCGCCCACCCGATTTCATCGCATACTCGCGAAAAAATCCAAACAGCTGTTTTGGGTGAGTACAAACGCCAGGGAGAATTTGAAAATCCTGAATATGAAGAAGCCGGCGCTTCATAGTACTAGGTATAATATTGTATGATACTTACGCCATCAGGCGGCCTGATCTATATTAGGCCGCCTGATTTTTTTATACTTTAGGAATGTGTAACTTTGTTAAAGGATAAAAGTATATTGTCATAAGGACTCGGCGATAAGTCGAGTTTTTTCTAATGTCAGAAAGTATATTTTTTAAATTTCCAGGCAGTTATGCCTCTGCCATCATCTTTTTCTATTATAAGATGGCAAGTCGTAGTTTTTCTAAAAATATTATTTGGTCTGTTCTAGTTCCTATCAATAATTATAATAAAGCAAGGAAGAAACATGTATAGTTATACCCTGTATTGATCAATTGGAAGCGGAAAGTTTTGTAAAGTAATGATAATCTTTTGACTTTCCTTGAAATAAAGAGGGTTTTAGGATATATTCGTAAGGGAAAACCGGATACTTGGAGGATGAATAATGAGCAATCGTTACGCGGTTATTTTAGCCGCAGGACAAGGAAAACGAATGAAATCAGATTTGTATAAAGTGCTTCATCCTGTATGCGGAAAGCCTATGGTAGAACATGTGGCAGACCAAGTGAGTCAAGCTGGACTTCAGGAAGTGGTGACGGTAATAGGACACGGTGCCGATGCAGTAAAAGAGCATTTGGGTGATCGTGTTTCTTATGTGTTACAAGAAGAACAGCTGGGAACCGGACATGCTGTCATGCAGGCGGAGGAGCTGTTAGCCGATAAGGATGGGGTAACAGTCGTGCTTTGCGGAGATACACCTTTAATCCGTTCTGAAACGATGGAGTCGCTGATGGAACACCATGAGAGAACGGGGGCTAAAGCAACTGTCCTTACAGCAAGAGCAGAAGATCCAGCAGGTTACGGACGTGTCATTCGTGACAAAAGCGGTCAAGTGACTAGAATCGTTGAACATAAGGATGCAAATGAAGAAGAACGCACAGTAAAAGAAATTAATACAGGAACGTACTGTTTTGACAATAAAACCCTTTTTCAAGCTTTAAAACAAGTTGGGAATAATAATGCACAAGGGGAGTACTATCTTCCAGATGTTATAGAAATTCTAAAAAGAAAAGGCGAAACATTATCTGCTTGGCAAACACCTGATTTTTCCGAAACGATAGGGGTAAATGATCGAGCAGCTCTTGCTAAAGCTGAAAAAGCCTTAAAACAAAGAATTAATGAATATTGGATGAGGCAAGGCGTAACCATTATAGATCCGGACCACACCTATATTTCTGCTGATTCGATTCTTGACCAGGATACTGTATTGTACCCGGGTACGATGTTAAACGGTGTAGTGAAGATAGGCAGAAAGTGTGTAATTGGCCCACATACAGAAATTACAGAAAGTGTAATCGGATCCGAATGTGAAATAAAACAGTCAGTTATTGCACAAAGTGACATTGGAAACGATGTTAAAATTGGACCGTATGCTCATATTAGACCGGATTCTGTGATTGATGATGAAGTAAAAATAGGGAACTTCGTGGAAGTTAAAAAGTCCCGCTTTGGAAAAGCAAGCAAAGCTTCGCATCTTAGTTATATTGGAGACGCTGAAGTTGGAAACAGTGTCAATTTAGGCTGTGGTTCAATAACCGTCAACTATGATGGTGAAAATAAATTTCTTACAAAAATTGAAGACGGTGCCTTTGTAGGATGTAATGCCAATTTAATTGCCCCGGTCACAATAGGTGAGGGTGCCTATGTGGCAGCTGGTTCTACTATAACAGATGATGTTCCCGGAAGCGCTCTTTCAATTGCCCGTGCGAGA
This DNA window, taken from Alteribacillus bidgolensis, encodes the following:
- the rsmA gene encoding 16S rRNA (adenine(1518)-N(6)/adenine(1519)-N(6))-dimethyltransferase RsmA, translating into MIKNIATPGRTKEILEKHGFSFKKSLGQNFLIDVNILNQIAEAAGMSEQDGVIEVGPGIGALTEQFAKRVKQVEAFEIDGRLIPILEDTLSPYTNVSIHHEDVLKADVKKVLKEKLQTVKETAVVGNLPYYVTTPILMKLLEQRLPVTRIVVMIQKEVADRIAAKPGSKEYGSLSIAVQYYSKAATVMTVPKTVFVPRPNVDSAVLRLEIRDKAPVDVKDEQFFFQVVRASFAQRRKTIWNNLQHNLLGKERKNLLADALEQADIDPKRRGETLSMEEFAHLSNQLYERITDIS
- the rnmV gene encoding ribonuclease M5, with product MKIQECIVVEGKDDTTAVKRALEADTIETNGSAIGESVLKRIALAQERRGVIIFTDPDVPGERIRRIVSREVPGCKHAFLTKENALSAKKDNLGIENASVEAIRNAILKVREETVSTIKNKHPVTRQDLIDAGMMGGQGSQHRRERAGEILNIGYANAKQFLKRLVMFNVGRDEFAKAVKEVLEEENTRD
- a CDS encoding G5 and 3D domain-containing protein, which gives rise to MNSKLNSFFSRLTTGKRLALVLVAILLMITAAVYQTTKATVTIVKDAKENITVTTHAKTVGELLNEQGFKMKDEDDITPSLQDPIAGNMTVEWAQAKQISVSNNGEEKDVWTTAATVEELVDEQGITLDKNDYLSKHIDTPIEEGMQVTYESAFPVNVKYDGEKEEIMTTSTTVADLLEDAGVEVSDEDRIEPGEDKEITGKTDIEVVRVEKVTDVVEEEIDYATVTRRDDSLPKGEEEVVEDGKKGIIEKRYEVVLEDGEEVSRELIEEKQIEESEDKVVAVGAREPAVTASRGGSGNNPSSNGRTISMQATAYTANCSGCTGVTATGVNLNNSPNKKVVAVDPSVIPLGSRVYVEGYGEAVAADTGGAIKGNKIDLHVPSKAEAGRFGRQTVEVTILD
- the yabG gene encoding sporulation peptidase YabG — translated: MELKVGDLVARYSYDCDIVFRITAIDQNKAELAGEELRLAADAPLEDLKKVDDEERRTHEKNAREKEECSYRLFRQEARLMKERNEHEATEGYKEKASYFEMRGRVLHLDGDPYYLAKCTALYERLGIPVYGVHIPEKEMPDQIASLLHMVRPDILVITGHDAFIPSRGAENDLKAYRHSKVFGQTVREARKVVPQLDQLIIFAGACQSYFEWLLKAGSNFASSPERVNIHALDPVYIAAKVSLTPFMDRIGVLQLIRHTLTGQEGLGGLETKGVLRKGLPWKEDHSFSNEIDE
- a CDS encoding small, acid-soluble spore protein, alpha/beta type — translated: MSPRRGIMSNDLKVEIAKELGFYDTVQKEGWGGIKSRDAGNMVKRAVQIAEESLAENKK
- the veg gene encoding biofilm formation stimulator Veg: MGKTLIEIKEALDANVGKKVTIVANGGRKKTIERSGLLEETYPSVFIVKLDKDKHSVERISYSYTDVLTKTVQLTMCEEELQA
- a CDS encoding TatD family hydrolase, coding for MLFDTHVHLNIDQFEEDVEDTINRAKSEGVEWMTVVGFDRETIPKAMELAETYDFIYAAVGWHPVDAIDMTEEDLKWLEELAADPKVVALGEMGLDYHWDKSPKEVQKEVFRKQIHLAKKVNLPIIIHDREAHQDIVDILKEENAAETGGIMHCFGGSLEIAKECLKMNFYISFGGPVTFKNAKKPKEVAKEIPMDRLLVETDSPFLAPHPYRGKRNEPAYVKLVAEKIAELKEISFETLAEQTTANAKKLFRIN
- a CDS encoding RidA family protein, with product MKEIFTTEAPEAIGPYSQGIVVNNMFYSSGQIPLTPEGEIVKGSIEEQTHQVFNNLKAVLKEAGASLDTVVKATVFIKDMDTFPTVNEIYGYYFNKHQPARSCVEVARLPKDVLVEIEVIALVK
- the spoVG gene encoding septation regulator SpoVG, encoding MEVTDVRLRRVNTEGRMRAIASITMDSEFVVHDIRVIDGNNGLFVAMPSKRTPDGEFRDIAHPISSHTREKIQTAVLGEYKRQGEFENPEYEEAGAS
- the ispE gene encoding 4-(cytidine 5'-diphospho)-2-C-methyl-D-erythritol kinase, which gives rise to MKRSIKAPAKINLSLDVLHKREDGYHEVKMVMSQVDLADRLDLEIREDGKITIELSEGFLPVDQRNLAYQAASLLQYRYDIKLGVSIYIHKHIPVAAGLAGGSSDAAAVLKGLNELWEIGLSTADIATLGSEIGSDVSFCVYGGTALATGRGEIIKPLPSPPPCWVILAKPPIGVSTREIYQRMKIEDPPKEQASEKIIKAIESNDYRAICNNLFNSLEQVTLPLYPEVKRIKERMLDSGVDAALMSGSGPTVFGLVKKESRLHRVYNALRGFCDQVYAVRLISDKEA
- the purR gene encoding pur operon repressor gives rise to the protein MKKLKRSGRLVDMTYYLLQHPHQLVSLSYFSERYQSAKSSISEDLTIVKEIFESQGIGSLLTIAGASGGVKYVPMVEEEEGKLLVEKLNQKLEDKERLLPGGYLYMMDILGSPRLMNEIGRLFAAVFSDQKIDAVMTVAMKGIPLAYAIGSYLDVPVSIVRRDHRVTEGSMVSINYVSGSAKRIQTMSLARRSLEEGANVLIVDDFMKAGGTARGMMDLLKEFNANVVGIGVLVEAEDVEERLVDDYVSIARLEEVNERQKLVNAVPGNFLKKLKEVNQK
- the glmU gene encoding bifunctional UDP-N-acetylglucosamine diphosphorylase/glucosamine-1-phosphate N-acetyltransferase GlmU; protein product: MSNRYAVILAAGQGKRMKSDLYKVLHPVCGKPMVEHVADQVSQAGLQEVVTVIGHGADAVKEHLGDRVSYVLQEEQLGTGHAVMQAEELLADKDGVTVVLCGDTPLIRSETMESLMEHHERTGAKATVLTARAEDPAGYGRVIRDKSGQVTRIVEHKDANEEERTVKEINTGTYCFDNKTLFQALKQVGNNNAQGEYYLPDVIEILKRKGETLSAWQTPDFSETIGVNDRAALAKAEKALKQRINEYWMRQGVTIIDPDHTYISADSILDQDTVLYPGTMLNGVVKIGRKCVIGPHTEITESVIGSECEIKQSVIAQSDIGNDVKIGPYAHIRPDSVIDDEVKIGNFVEVKKSRFGKASKASHLSYIGDAEVGNSVNLGCGSITVNYDGENKFLTKIEDGAFVGCNANLIAPVTIGEGAYVAAGSTITDDVPGSALSIARARQTNKEGYAKKKD